The following are encoded together in the Pectobacterium wasabiae CFBP 3304 genome:
- a CDS encoding type II asparaginase — MKRMFNALFVVVFVCFSSLANAAENLPNIVILATGGTIAGSAAANTQTTGYKAGALGVETLIQAVPELKTLANIKGEQVASIGSENMTSDVLLTLSKRVNELLARSDVDGVVITHGTDTLDESPYFLNLTVKSDKPVVFVAAMRPATAISADGPMNLYGAVKVATDKNSRGRGVLVVLNDRIGSARFISKTNASTLDTFKAPEEGYLGVIIGDKVYYQTRLDKVHTTRSVFDVTNIDKLPAVDIIYGYQDDPEYMYDASIKHGVKGIVYAGMGAGSVSKRGDAGIRKAESKGVVVVRSSRTGSGIVPPDAGQPGLVADSLSPAKSRILLMLALTKTTNPAVIQDYFHAY, encoded by the coding sequence ATGAAAAGGATGTTTAACGCATTATTCGTTGTTGTTTTTGTTTGTTTTTCGTCTCTGGCGAATGCGGCAGAAAATTTACCTAACATTGTCATTCTGGCAACGGGCGGTACGATTGCGGGTTCCGCAGCGGCCAATACGCAAACCACTGGGTACAAGGCTGGGGCGCTGGGCGTAGAGACGCTGATTCAAGCGGTGCCTGAGCTGAAAACGCTTGCCAATATTAAAGGTGAGCAGGTTGCCAGCATCGGCAGTGAAAATATGACCAGCGATGTGTTGTTAACGCTGAGCAAGCGCGTGAACGAGCTGCTGGCCCGCAGCGATGTTGATGGCGTGGTCATTACGCACGGTACGGATACGCTCGACGAATCGCCTTATTTTCTGAACCTGACAGTGAAAAGTGACAAACCGGTCGTTTTTGTCGCTGCGATGCGTCCGGCAACGGCAATCAGTGCCGACGGCCCGATGAACCTGTACGGTGCAGTAAAAGTGGCTACGGATAAAAACTCTCGTGGCCGTGGGGTGCTGGTGGTGCTGAACGATCGTATCGGTTCTGCCCGTTTCATCAGCAAAACCAACGCCTCTACACTGGATACCTTTAAAGCGCCAGAAGAAGGTTATCTCGGCGTGATTATCGGTGACAAAGTGTACTACCAGACGCGTCTGGATAAAGTTCACACTACACGCTCTGTGTTTGACGTGACTAACATCGATAAACTGCCTGCCGTCGACATTATTTATGGCTATCAGGACGATCCAGAATATATGTATGATGCCTCTATCAAGCATGGTGTAAAAGGTATCGTATATGCTGGCATGGGAGCGGGTAGCGTATCCAAGCGTGGCGATGCCGGCATCCGTAAAGCGGAAAGCAAAGGTGTTGTGGTTGTGCGTTCCAGCCGTACTGGCAGCGGTATCGTACCACCGGACGCTGGCCAACCTGGTCTGGTTGCCGATTCTCTAAGCCCGGCAAAATCACGTATTCTGCTGATGCTGGCACTGACGAAAACGACGAACCCAGCCGTGATCCAGGATTACTTCCACGCTTATTAA